Proteins from one Mesorhizobium sp. M9A.F.Ca.ET.002.03.1.2 genomic window:
- a CDS encoding alpha-glucosidase/alpha-galactosidase, whose protein sequence is MARNPKITFIGAGSTVFTKNIVGDMLQRPSLSGATIALMDLNPQRLEESAVVVNKLIATLGATAKAETHSDQRKALAGADFVVVAFQIGGYEPCTVTDFEVPKKYGLRQTIADTLGVGGIMRCLRTVPHLWKICEDMLAVCPEAILLQYVNPMAINTWAIAEKYPDIKQVGLCHSVQGTAMELAHDLDIPYEEIRYRSAGINHMAFYLKFEHRQPDGSYRDLYPDLVRAYREGRAPKPGWNPRCPNKVRYEMLTRLGFFVTESSEHFAEYTPYFIKEGRPDLIEKFGIPLDEYPKRCIEQIEHWKGQAEAYRSADRIEVEQSKEYASSIMNSVWTGEPSVIYGNVRNNGCITSLPFDCAAELPCLVDASGIQPTYIGDLPPQLTALIRTNINVQELTVRALMTENREHIYHAAMMDPHTAAELDLDQIWSLVDDLLAAHGDWLPAWARTSRTNQAA, encoded by the coding sequence GTGGCAAGAAATCCCAAGATCACTTTCATCGGCGCCGGCTCGACTGTGTTCACGAAGAACATCGTCGGCGACATGCTGCAGCGTCCGTCGCTTTCGGGCGCGACGATCGCGCTGATGGACCTCAATCCGCAGCGGCTGGAGGAGAGCGCCGTCGTCGTCAACAAGCTGATCGCGACGCTCGGCGCCACGGCAAAGGCCGAGACCCATTCCGACCAGCGCAAGGCGCTGGCGGGCGCCGATTTCGTCGTCGTCGCCTTCCAGATCGGCGGCTACGAGCCCTGCACCGTCACCGACTTCGAAGTGCCGAAGAAATACGGCCTGCGCCAGACGATCGCCGACACGCTCGGCGTCGGCGGCATCATGCGGTGCCTGAGGACCGTTCCGCATCTGTGGAAGATCTGCGAGGACATGCTCGCCGTCTGTCCCGAGGCGATCTTGCTGCAGTATGTCAACCCGATGGCGATCAACACCTGGGCGATCGCCGAGAAATATCCTGACATCAAACAGGTCGGCCTCTGCCATTCGGTACAGGGCACGGCGATGGAGTTGGCGCACGACCTCGACATCCCCTATGAGGAAATCCGCTATCGCTCGGCCGGCATCAACCACATGGCCTTCTATCTGAAGTTCGAACATCGCCAGCCGGACGGCTCCTACCGCGACCTCTATCCCGACCTCGTGCGCGCCTATCGTGAAGGCCGCGCACCCAAGCCCGGCTGGAATCCGCGCTGCCCCAACAAGGTGCGCTACGAGATGCTGACGCGCCTGGGCTTCTTCGTCACCGAAAGCTCCGAGCATTTCGCCGAATACACGCCCTATTTCATCAAGGAGGGCCGGCCCGACCTGATAGAAAAGTTCGGCATCCCGCTCGACGAATATCCGAAGCGCTGCATCGAACAGATTGAGCACTGGAAGGGGCAGGCGGAGGCCTACCGCTCGGCAGACCGGATCGAGGTCGAACAGTCGAAGGAATATGCCTCCTCGATCATGAATTCGGTGTGGACCGGCGAGCCCTCTGTGATCTACGGCAATGTCCGCAACAATGGCTGCATCACCTCGCTGCCTTTTGACTGCGCGGCCGAATTGCCGTGCCTGGTCGACGCCTCAGGCATCCAGCCGACCTATATCGGCGACCTGCCGCCGCAATTGACGGCGCTGATCCGCACCAACATCAATGTGCAGGAACTGACAGTGCGGGCGCTGATGACGGAAAATCGCGAGCACATCTACCACGCGGCGATGATGGATCCGCACACCGCCGCCGAGCTCGACCTCGACCAGATATGGTCGCTGGTCGATGATCTGCTCGCCGCTCATGGCGACTGGCTGCCGGCATGGGCAAGAACGAGCCGCACGAACCAGGCAGCCTGA